The Impatiens glandulifera unplaced genomic scaffold, dImpGla2.1, whole genome shotgun sequence genome contains a region encoding:
- the LOC124917910 gene encoding polygalacturonase-like: protein MVMSSCLVFTFILTSLIAAATADTYNVVTFGAKADGKTDSTKAFLSTWASACASAGQATIYVPSGRYLIRSTAIFSGLNCKFSAITIRINGTLVAPSDYRVLGSSANWIMFQRVNGLSINGGIFDGQGTGLWACKASKKGCPKGFTSLEISNSNNVIVSGLSSLNSQMFHIAVNGCNNVNLQNLKISAPSTSPNTDGIHISQSSVVTITNSVIGTGDDCISIGPGSTNLWIQNIICGPGHGISIGSLGQSLQEAGVQNVTVTTATFTGTENGVRIKTLAKPSNGFVKNVLFQHVTMVNVQNPIIIDQHYCPSGKGCSNQESGVNINGITYQDIHGTSTKQVGVIFDCSKTNPCSGLRLNNINLLFGNSKVVAQVSCSNAEIATSTIPVTCS from the exons ATGGTGATGTCTTCTTGTCTTGTTTTCACATTCATCTTAACCTCCCTAATTGCAGCAGCAACGGCAGACACTTACAATGTGGTTACCTTCGGAGCCAAGGCTGATGGTAAGACCGATTCAACTAAAGCCTTTCTAAGTACATGGGCTTCGGCTTGTGCCTCAGCTGGACAAGCTACAATCTATGTGCCATCTGGAAGATACTTGATCCGATCAACCGCCATATTTAGTGGCTTAAACTGCAAATTTAGTGCAATCACAATTCGCATCAATGGAACCCTCGTGGCCCCATCAGATTATCGGGTGCTGGGAAGTTCGGCAAACTGGATAATGTTtcaaagggtcaatggactcTCTATCAATGGAGGCATATTTGATGGCCAAGGCACCGGCCTATGGGCTTGCAAAGCTTCCAAAAAGGGCTGCCCTAAGGGCTTTACG TCATTAGAGATCAGCAATTCGAATAATGTCATTGTAAGTGGATTATCATCGTTAAATAGCCAAATGTTTCACATTGCGGTAAATGGATGCAACAATGTCAACCTGCAAAATTTGAAGATATCGGCTCCTAGTACAAGTCCAAATACCGATGGCATCCACATATCGCAATCTTCTGTTGTGACAATCACCAACTCTGTTATTGGCACCGGTGACGACTGCATCTCTATTGGCCCTGGCTCCACCAATTTATggattcaaaatattatttgtggGCCTGGCCATGGTATCAG TATTGGAAGCCTAGGGCAAAGCTTACAAGAGGCTGGAGTACAAAACGTGACGGTTACAACAGCGACATTTACAGGAACAGAAAACGGGGTGCGAATAAAGACTTTGGCAAAGCCAAGTAATGGATTTGTTAAGAATGTTCTCTTCCAACATGTTACTATGGTCAATGTCCAAAACCCTATAATCATTGATCAACATTATTGCCCTAGCGGGAAGGGTTGTTCAAATCAG GAGTCGGGAGTGAATATCAACGGAATAACTTACCAAGACATTCATGGAACATCAACAAAACAAGTCGGTGTGATATTCGACTGCAGTAAAACGAATCCATGTAGCGGATTAAGGTTGAATAACATCAATTTATTGTTCGGAAATAGTAAGGTGGTGGCACAAGTATCATGCTCCAACGCTGAAATTGCTACTTCCACCATACCCGTCACCTGCTCGTAG